AGTGTGGGCGTTACCGGTTTGAACGTCTTGATCGCCATCAGAGTCTCTCTACGTTACGTGGTCAGCGTGTGCCGAAGAAATCGATGGAATCTCCCTCGCGCAGTGTGACAATGGCCTTTCGCCAATTGGCCCGTTTTCCGTGCGTCAGACCGCGTCGGGTGTTCATGCGCTTGGGCTTGCCCTTGACGTTAAGGATGCGCACGCCTTCCACCGTGACATCGAACTTTTTCTCCACCGCCTGCTTCACGGTAACCTTCGTGGCTTCCGGGTCGACTTCGAAGGCATACTGCCGCCGCGTCTCCTGGAGTTTCAGCATCTTCTCGGTCACAATGGGCCGGCGGAGGATTATGTGCGGCTTTTTCATGACACTAACACCTTCTGCATTTGCTCCAAGGCGCTCTTCTGGATGACCAACACCTCGCAGTTCAAGATGTCGTAGGTGGAAACTGTGTTGGC
The DNA window shown above is from candidate division KSB1 bacterium and carries:
- the rplW gene encoding 50S ribosomal protein L23, which produces MKKPHIILRRPIVTEKMLKLQETRRQYAFEVDPEATKVTVKQAVEKKFDVTVEGVRILNVKGKPKRMNTRRGLTHGKRANWRKAIVTLREGDSIDFFGTR